TTGTCAGTTTGCTTTCTCCGGACGGTACATATGATTCTCTTTTCCTTAATAACTACGCAAAAATTAATCTTTATGACGCGATTGCCAGAATTCCCGGAGTCGGTAATATCAGTCTTTTCGGTGATCAGGATTACGGAATGCGTCTTTGGCTTAATCCTGACAAAATGGCCCGCCTTGCAATTACCTCCGGTGATATTGTTACCGCTGTGCAGGCTCAAAATCTGCAAGCTCCCGCAGGACAGGTCGGACAGCCTCCTGCCGCTATGAATCAGCAGTTTCAGATGACCGTCCGGGTTAAAGGTAGACTTAGCGAACCTGAAGAGTTCGGAAATATAATCATTAAGGCTAATCCTGACGGCAGCACTGTAAAAGTCAGAGATGTTGCGCGAGTGGAGATGGGGTCTAAATCTTACACTGCTTTCGGAAGGCAGGGGGCCGCTTCCAATGCAATGCTTCTTGTTTATCAGCTTCCCGGGGCGAATGCGCTCGATGTTGTTCAGAAAATTCGCAGTACAATGAAAGAACTGGCTCCATCTTTCCCGAAAGATGTTGTTTATGACATCCCTTACGATACTACTCTTTTTGTTACAGCCTCCATTGATGAAGTTTTGAGCACTCTTTATGAAGCAATGTTTCTTGTTTTCATAGTTGTCTTTATCTTTTTGCAAAATCTCAGGGCAACAATCGTTCCTATGCTTGCAGTGCCTGTTTCACTTGTGGGAACTTTTGCATTTTTCCAAGTACTCGGATTCTCCATCAATACGCTGACCCTTTTCGGAATGGTTCTAGCCATCGGGATTGTTGTTGATGATGCCATTGTTGTCGTGGAAGCTGTTCAAAAGAAAATTGACGAAGAAGGAATGGACTCAAGAACAGCAACAAAAGCGGCAATGAAAGAAGTTTCAGGTCCTATTGTTGCGACTACAATTGTTCTTATTGCTGTATTTATTCCGGTTGCGTTCATGGGAGGTATAACCGGTCAGCTTTATAAACAGTTTGCGCTGACCCTTGCCGTTTCGGTCGCAATTTCGTCAGTAAATGCATTGACTTTTTCTCCTGCCATGTGTGCTCTTCTGCTTCGTCCGCAAACGGAAGCCCGTGGTCCTCTGGGATGGTTTTTCAGAGTTTTTAATAAGTATTTCAGTAAGGTTACGGCAGGTTACACCTTTGGTGTACGGCTTATGATCAGAAAAGCTTTTGTGTCCCTTACTTTTTTTGTCATTATTCTGGGTGGTGCATGGGTCCTCTTCGGTTCAGTTCCGACCGGTTTTGTTCCTGACGAAGATCAGGGATACTTTATGGTTAATGTCCAGTTGCCGGAAGGAGCTTCTCTCCAGCGTTCGGATGAAGCTGTAAAAGAAATTGAAAAAATCCTGAAAAATGAACCGGGAGTTAAAGATTTCTTTGCTCTTGGCGGTTTTAACCTGATAACATCTGCATATTCATCATATACTTCGACTGTTTTTGCCATATTGGAGCCTTGGGATGATCGTAAAGATCCATCTCTGAGTGTCGGGGCTATTATGCAGAAAACCCAGAAGAAATTTATGGGTATTCAGGATGCAAGAGTTTACAACTTCAATCCGCCTCCAATTAATGGAATCGGTTCAACCGGTGGTTTGCAGTTTGAATTGCAGGATAGATCAGGTGGGACAGTTGAAGAGTTGGCTCAGGCTGCGCGGGACTTTATGGCTAAAGCTTCACAGCGTCCTGAGATACAGAGTCAGTTTTCTTCTTTCAGTGCGAATGTGCCGCAGCTTTTTGTAAATGTTGACCGGGATAAAGTCAGCAAGCTTGGAATTCCTCTTAATGAAGTTTTCAGCGCTTTGCAGACATTTCTTGGCGGATATTATATTAATGAT
This genomic stretch from Maridesulfovibrio ferrireducens harbors:
- a CDS encoding efflux RND transporter permease subunit encodes the protein MVNFFIDRPIFSSVISIVITLVGLLSIFSLPIAQYPEIAPPSVQISTVYNGASADVVEQTVAAPIEEQVNGAQDMLYMNSISSNDGRLVLNVTFDLGRDLELATVDVQNRVNLATPQLPAEVTKSGVSVKKQSSSMLCVVSLLSPDGTYDSLFLNNYAKINLYDAIARIPGVGNISLFGDQDYGMRLWLNPDKMARLAITSGDIVTAVQAQNLQAPAGQVGQPPAAMNQQFQMTVRVKGRLSEPEEFGNIIIKANPDGSTVKVRDVARVEMGSKSYTAFGRQGAASNAMLLVYQLPGANALDVVQKIRSTMKELAPSFPKDVVYDIPYDTTLFVTASIDEVLSTLYEAMFLVFIVVFIFLQNLRATIVPMLAVPVSLVGTFAFFQVLGFSINTLTLFGMVLAIGIVVDDAIVVVEAVQKKIDEEGMDSRTATKAAMKEVSGPIVATTIVLIAVFIPVAFMGGITGQLYKQFALTLAVSVAISSVNALTFSPAMCALLLRPQTEARGPLGWFFRVFNKYFSKVTAGYTFGVRLMIRKAFVSLTFFVIILGGAWVLFGSVPTGFVPDEDQGYFMVNVQLPEGASLQRSDEAVKEIEKILKNEPGVKDFFALGGFNLITSAYSSYTSTVFAILEPWDDRKDPSLSVGAIMQKTQKKFMGIQDARVYNFNPPPINGIGSTGGLQFELQDRSGGTVEELAQAARDFMAKASQRPEIQSQFSSFSANVPQLFVNVDRDKVSKLGIPLNEVFSALQTFLGGYYINDFNKYGRTYRVMAQADSQFRTSPEDVSKFYVRGDTGLMIPLSTLITKETIQGPEYIRRYNLFRAVEITAATAPGYSTGQGIAAMEEVAHEVLPRGYGFDWTNIAYQEKKSGGEIVVIFALAVLMVFLVLAAQYESWIIPLAIVFSVPLGVFGAIAGQWMRGLDNNVYAQIGLIMLIGLAAKNAILIVEFAKHKYESGLSVVDAAVEAAHLRFRPILMTSFAFILGVIPLVVATGAGSGSRHALGTSVFAGMIAATILGVLFVPLFYVQLIKMIEKNKARKTKGDSSGDES